In one window of Henckelia pumila isolate YLH828 chromosome 1, ASM3356847v2, whole genome shotgun sequence DNA:
- the LOC140867284 gene encoding cytochrome P450 83B1-like, with translation MSILLLALAFSIIFLFNLFKPKNSKKTGRLPPGPKGLPIIGNLNEFDPIHPHLYLYGLAKKYGPLMWMKFGCRPAIVISSARVAKLALKNNDLALAGRPGLIGFYKYSYNGKDIAFSEYNETWREMRKLSLIHLFSMKQVVSFSPIRREEVSRMIKDMIKKSYSSELINLSQAAFFLTNRIICQAGLGKKYDEMDNRKFDEIFKETQELCVVFFFGDYFPSLGWIDKLTGLKSRLEKNFRDLDNLYQKLIDDHLNPNRPESMNGDILDLMLKLKQEQASSVPIEWDNIKGILMNVFVAGTETSAALIVWAMTALIKHPQTMKKAQEEIRNMVGNKGSVDQDDIENLPYLKAILKETLRLFPPTPLSVPRETIQNCTIDGYDIPEKTMVYVNVHAIGLDPEYWENPTEFMPERFLNSSIDYKGHDFGLLPFGTGRGGCPGMNIAIASVELGLANLLYSFEWELPRGMKKEDIDMEVAPGVTSHKKNELCLVAKCYEHI, from the exons ATGTCTATTCTTCTCCTAGCGCTGGCTTTCTCTATCATTTTCCTATTCAATCTCTTCAAACCAAAAAATTCCAAGAAAACTGGTCGCCTTCCACCGGGTCCGAAAGGGCTCCCGATCATCGGGAACCTTAATGAATTCGATCCCATTCACCCCCACCTCTACCTCTATGGACTTGCCAAAAAGTATGGCCCTCTCATGTGGATGAAGTTCGGTTGTCGGCCCGCGATTGTGATTTCTTCTGCAAGAGTAGCCAAACTAGCCTTGAAGAACAATGATTTAGCTTTGGCGGGCAGACCGGGACTTATTGGCTTCTATAAGTATTCTTACAATGGCAAGGATATTGCTTTCTCTGAGTATAATGAAACTTGGAGGGAAATGAGGAAACTGAGCCTAATCCATCTGTTCAGTATGAAACAGGTGGTCTCGTTTAGTCCCATTCGAAGAGAAGAAGTTTCTCGCATGATCAAAGATATGATCAAGAAATCTTATTCGTCTGAGCTTATCAACCTGAGCCAGGCTGCGTTCTTCTTGACTAATAGGATCATTTGCCAAGCTGGATTGGGGAAAAAGTACGATGAAATGGATAACAGAAAGTTCGATGAGATCTTTAAAGAAACTCAAGAACTATGTGTAGTCTTCTTCTTTGGTGATTATTTCCCTTCATTGGGTTGGATCGATAAATTAACCGGGTTGAAGTCTAGACTCGAGAAGAACTTTAGGGATTTGGATAATCTTTATCAAAAACTTATAGATGATCATCTCAACCCCAATCGGCCTGAATCAATGAATGGAGACATTCTTGATTTGATGCTCAAGTTGAAACAAGAACAAGCCTCTTCAGTTCCGATTGAATGGGACAATATCAAGGGAATTCTCATG AACGTATTCGTCGCTGGAACGGAAACAAGCGCAGCTTTGATAGTTTGGGCTATGACGGCTCTCATCAAACATCCCCAAACGATGAAGAAAGCACAAGAAGAGATCCGGAACATGGTAGGAAACAAAGGCAGCGTAGACCAAGATGATATCGAAAATCTTCCTTATCTGAAAGCAATCCTCAAAGAAACACTGAGATTGTTTCCTCCAACTCCGCTCTCAGTTCCAAGAGAAACTATACAAAATTGCACTATAGATGGGTACGACATCCCAGAAAAAACCATGGTTTACGTGAACGTTCACGCGATCGGTTTAGATCCCGAATACTGGGAAAACCCGACCGAATTTATGCCCGAACGATTTTTGAACAGTAGCATCGACTACAAGGGGCATGATTTCGGGTTGCTCCCGTTCGGAACGGGTAGAGGAGGATGCCCTGGAATGAATATAGCGATCGCGAGTGTGGAGCTTGGACTTGCCAATCTTCTCTATTCTTTCGAATGGGAGCTGCCCCGTGGAATGAAGAAAGAAGATATTGACATGGAAGTGGCGCCTGGAGTTACAAGTCACAAGAAGAATGAGCTTTGCCTTGTGGCCAAATGCTATGAACATATATAA
- the LOC140875723 gene encoding uncharacterized protein gives MTTKPSFIKYFLPRSSASQLLIPSTFMHCIGGYLPEKIFLHDRYYNLWQIKTRKVGGKWYFKKGWQKFVEDNNILPRDSVVFDYCEEDLFIVKILAPNGCQTEGARKLVSMDFDSDTDEDGDGTEEVDHELRRRGNTHEENRDEIFSEDSEDEDDYIEDADYFPNKKIIVRQASSEESEDDDVGNEDVDHSTEKKIKVERDLSEEGREDGDDEAEDVHAYLPDQRIQVEHDLFFDDADDDADDDDDDAGDDDYDDDDDEEEEEEEEEIEGFDYLCEEREDDDNGIEVADYMHDEEVQNVAVSKAKRKTAPPLYPRYCGMEIFEKGLAAKPSNPYFVTKIKPTRTFDLFIPLPLIEDYHLDLPKPTMLLVDPEGREFQGKFKIWKDGRIVYSGQWKSLLRRNDIEIGDTCICEFLNGVQGLYLKISFLRTRT, from the exons ATGACGACAAAACCAAGCTTCATCAAGTACTTCTTACCTAGAAGTAGTGCATCTCAATTG TTAATTCCATCGACcttcatgcattgcattggAGGATATTTGCCCGAGAAGATATTTCTGCATGATCGATATTACAACCTATGGCAAATAAAGACAAGAAAAGTTGGAGGAAAATGGTACTTCAAGAAGGGTTGGCAAAAGTTTGTTGAAGATAACAACATCTTGCCTCGTGATAGTGTGGTGTTTGACTATTGTGAAGAAGATTTGTTCATTGTTAAAATCCTAGCACCAAATGGGTGCCAAACTGAAGGAGCTCGAAAACTTGTGTCCATGGATTTCGACAGCGATACAGATGAGGATGGTGATGGCACGGAGGAAGTGGATCATGAGTTAAGGAGGAGAGGAAATACGCATGAAGAAAACAGGGATGAAATATTTTCTGAAGATAGTGAGGACGAAGATGATTATATTGAGGATGCTGATTATTTTCCGAATAAGAAAATTATAGTGAGGCAAGCTTCATCGGAAGAAAGTGAAGACGATGATGTAGGAAATGAGGATGTTGATCACTCGACTGAGAAGAAAATTAAAGTCGAGAGAGATTTATCTGAAGAAGGCCGCGAGGATGGTGATGATGAAGCTGAGGATGTTCATGCTTACTTGCCTGATCAGAGAATTCAAGTGgagcatgatttattttttgatgATGCTGATGATGAtgctgatgatgatgatgatgatgctggtgatgatgattatgatgatgatgatgatgaggaggaggaggaggaggaggaggaaatAGAGGGTTTTGATTACTTGTGTGAAGAAAGAGAGGACGATGATAATGGCATAGAGGTTGCTGATTACATGCATGATGAAGAAGTTCAAAATG ttGCGGTCAGTAAAGCTAAGAGGAAAACTGCACCACCCTTATATCCGAGATATTGTGGTATGGAGATTTTCGAGAAAGGACTTGCTGCAAAACCATCCAATCCTTACTTTGTCACCAAAATTAAACCGACCCGAACATTTGATTTG TTCATCCCGTTACCCTTGATTGAGGATTACCATCTCGATCTTCCAAAACCAACGATGTTACTAGTCGATCCGGAGGGGAGGGAGTTTCAAGGGAAGTTCAAAATATGGAAGGATGGGAGGATAGTGTACTCTGGACAATGGAAGTCTCTTCTTAGAAGAAACGACATTGAAATAGGTGACACTTGCATTTGCGAGTTCTTAAACGGAGTTCAGGGTCTTTACCTGAAAATCAGTTTCCTTCGTACCCGTACGTAA